The sequence below is a genomic window from Photobacterium atrarenae.
ACCATTTCATCATTTACCTGCAGAACCTGGTCAACAATGTGATGCAGGCAAACCAAGCCTGCAGCCAACAGATCACGGCGATGACGGAAGTGACCGAGAAGACCCTGAATGTTCTCGAACAACACGTCAATGAAACCGATATGGTGGCAACGGCGGTGAACCAGCTCAGTGCTTCGGCCCAAGATGTCGCCGGCCACACCGCGCAGAGCACCCAAATCACCAACGCAGCGCAGAAGCAGTCAGACATCACCGGCCAGTCCGCCGCACAAGCCACCGGCAGTGTGAAGAATCTGGTCTCGAACGTGGAACTGACATCGGAGAAAGTCACCCAAATGCAGGAAAACGCTGCATCGATCGAGTCAGTGCTGCAGGTGATTGGCGGCATTGCCGAGCAAACCAACCTGCTGGCCCTCAACGCGGCAATTGAAGCGGCGCGTGCCGGTGAGCTGGGCCGCGGTTTTGCCGTGGTGGCCGATGAAGTGCGTAACCTTGCCGCCCGGACGCAGGAGAGCACCACCGAAGTCGAAGAGATGCTTCACTTGCTGAAAGTTGGCGTTGACGAGACCGTCGCTGCGATGTCTGAAACCAAGCAACAGTGCCTCAGCACTGCCGAAATGACGGAGAACGTCAACCAGGGGATCACCACCATGACAGCCTCGGTATTGAAAGTGGATGACATCAGCCTGCAAATCGCCACCGCAGCCAACGAGCAAAGTAAAGTGGCGGAGAATATCAACGAGCGTATGGATTCAATTCGAACCATGCTACAGCAACTGCACATGCACGGCCGCTCTTCCGGTGAACATGCAACCGCACTGGAAGCCGCCAATGCGCAGCTCCAGCAGTTGGTCGGCCAGTTTAAGGTCTGATCCGACACGTCACTTTGAACCGTCGCAGGGCGCCCGACAGGCGCCTTGCTCTTTTCAGGCAGAGACGCATATCCAGTGAGCTACCAACCGTCGCATGCGATCAGAAAGAGAGTTGCGAGTCGAGGGTGATCACCAGATTGTAATTTTTGGTATCAATCAAACCAACCGGAGCTGCGCCGATATTCAAGCTCAGGCTTTCAACCGGCAAAATGCGCAGATACGGATGCGCCAGAGGCACCACTGCCAGGCCGGATTCTTCTTCATAGCCCGTTACACCGCCCAGGCGGATCCCAAATCCCAAATGGTCAAAGGCATCATATTCAAATGCCTTATAAATCGCATAGCTTTGCCGGGAATAACTGTTTTGATAGCCCACGACGCCATAGCCGGCATATTCAATACCAAAACCTAAATTTGTTTCACTCAGGTCAAGACACTGCTCGCTGGCACAAAAGAAATGTTTACTTGCAATCGGTAAGGTAGCGCGAAATTCACTGGCGTCACTGACAGCAGACAACGAAGCAAAGGCGAAAAGGGTCGCGAATGCTTTTTTCATTTTTACTTCCTGTTCGAATTCGTTCGACACGACACAAAACCAGCGCATTTATTTTCATATTGACGGATATAAGAACATGCGACTAATTCGATCACTTAATATTTTGTGTCGTTTATTGATTAATAAGTACGACAGCCCGGTATATATTTCCATACAAATCGCATTACACCGAACCTGTCATGCGCACATAACATCGGCATACGTCCAGCAGACACAATCTCGTCCTTTGAAAAGGGCGAAGCCTGTATGCAGGGTGCCTTGTTTTCATGACACGCCAACAATCACCCCCGGGAAATAAAACTGAAAAAACATTAAAAATCAATCAAGTACAGAATATTTTTTGTTTTTTACTTTGTTTGGTTGAAGATGATTGCCACGACAGCAGCCGATGTCACTTCGGACACCATGATGGTCATTTGTGCGAATGAGTCAAATGTATCACTGCGTATTTATTGGGACAAATGTCTTAAAAATAAGAATCTACCGACATCAAATATAAATAATGACAATAATTCAACCAATTAAACCCGCCTGTGATTCTAATGAATTTTGTCTTATTTTTACCCCTGATTAATCTTTCTTATCGTTTGCATCCTTGGATTATTTATGACTATCAATTTTTTGTGGTATTTTTTTATGAACATTATATTTTTCACCCATCGAATTTCATCAAACACAAAAAGACCCTCCCACTCATGCTGTCTGATTATTCGGGCACAGCACAGGACTTATTTCATCGCTGATATCACCGAATAGCATCGCAATATTCATTGTTTATGCCCCTTGAATTCGCCATGGAAGTACCTATATATAAAGTGTCTTTGTTTTCTTTTACCTTACTTGACATTAAATGTAGTGAACTGAGGAAAACATCATGGACCTTACAAAACTCAACCCCTGGAACTGGTTTAAACATGAAGATCATGCCGATCAATCATCCGCCCATATCCCCGTAACGCGTGAGAAAGCACAGCAGCAACCCACCCGGCAGGGGACTGATGCCTTGTTGCGCCTACACCAGGAAATGGATCAGCTGTTCGACGATGTCTTCAATGCTTTTGGTATGCCTGCCATTCGCCCAACCTTCAACCGCCCGCAGTGGCACAGCCAGTCCGCCTTGGATCTCAACGACAGCATACGTTCGCAGGACAGCTTCAGGCCACAAATCGACGTCTCCGGCGATGAACAGCAGTATGAAATCACATTAGATGTTCCTGGCCTGTCTGCCGAAGCCTTGTCCATTGAGCTCAAAGGGGATGTCCTCACCGTTCAGGGTGACAAAGAGGAGCATAAAGAGAATCAAGCGCGCCAGTTCTACCGGATCGAAAGACGCTACGGCGCATTCCAGCGCACGCTGTCACTTCCTGATGATGCAGATAAAGAGGCGATCACGGCGAAATTACAAGATGGTGTACTGACCCTGACGATCCCGAGAAAGCCCGTCGCACCAAAAGATGTCAAACGGATCTCTATTTCTTCTTGATCGTTCCCCGAAGAGGGCGTGGCGCCCTCTTTCGTTCATTTCGAACCGCTGCTTTTCCTCAGGTTCGCAGCGACAACCA
It includes:
- a CDS encoding Hsp20/alpha crystallin family protein; the encoded protein is MDLTKLNPWNWFKHEDHADQSSAHIPVTREKAQQQPTRQGTDALLRLHQEMDQLFDDVFNAFGMPAIRPTFNRPQWHSQSALDLNDSIRSQDSFRPQIDVSGDEQQYEITLDVPGLSAEALSIELKGDVLTVQGDKEEHKENQARQFYRIERRYGAFQRTLSLPDDADKEAITAKLQDGVLTLTIPRKPVAPKDVKRISISS